The nucleotide window TAGAGGCCGACCAGAAGAGGATGGACGTCATACATTACGTTCAGGGACTCATCAATTATTACCTTGGATGCGAGGTAACAAGTCCTGGTGCCTATAATCCTTTTCCCCCCTTCTTATTTCCTCAATTGGGGATCTCTATGGTTATTTGGAATGTTGCCTTCTATTGcttgtgggatttttttttatgctttctgtttaaaatttgattatattctgcatttgtttctcattgtttctcatttttgcTTGTTGATTAAGCTTCTGCTTGCTGCTACCTGTTTTGAATTGGTCATGTTATACATTCATTTTCTCCTTGTTGCCACGTGACTGCTCTGAATTTCGTCAAAATGTTTGGAATTTCGTCAAAATGTTTGGAATATTGTTGTTAATGGCTTTAAGACAAGCATTGATACGCGTTCTAAAGCATATTGGTAAGGGTGGATTTCAAGTCAATGCACCCCCTTTTTGTAGAATAAAACAATGTAGACATTGGATCAAACGAGATGATCCAAATTGTATTGAAAAGCAAAACACTCTGCTTTTGACTTGAGTCGGTGTTTTTCACATGCAAAacaaagcacaaaaaaaaaaatagagaagctGTAAGGACCTATTTCtacaaaatcaaatcaattaaGCAACTAAGTCTATTTTCTTGTTTAGCAAGAACTCTACACATTGcaaaaaaaagtttgtatgGAAGAGGGGGAGGAATTGTTTGATATCTGACGTGAGAGGTAAACATTGAATCTTAAATAGATAAgcttggagagagagaaagagagaggcagTTTGTGTGGAAGGATAGGGATTTTCGCTTGGATATGTGGTTCATCTCTCCAAAATTTCTATGTGAGAACAAGGTTATTTTGTGTGGAGGGGTCTACTGTGGTAAACTATTAAAGAAATTATAAAATTGTAATTATAGCCATCTTATACAGATTGATAGGGTTTCCATCAGATTGCTTGACTCCATTATTGGtggtgatgctttggaaatataATCTAGAGGCCCTAATCCCATCTACAAAGatcaatataatttttagaATAATTTTTTTACTATATAAAAAGTTAGAGATCATAGTTTCAATTGCTGGAAACcgcatctccacatattatgtggggtaaggtttgcatacATCCTGCCTTGTGCACGAAAGCTGTTATTGTTTACCTTTTGCTATATAAAAAACTTACTGTAGGTTATCCAATATTAGTActgaaatattatataattgCAATGTTCAATATACAATTTAGCAACTCTAGATGGACTAttatttccttaaaaaaaatttttttggagGATTTGCTGATATGAAATGAAGAACATTTCACTGaagttctcttctttttctttttttttttttggtctgaaTTTCACtgaagttcttagaagtcatgtTTGcagctttatttttttctcaattttacaGGTTTTCGCATATGGTTCTGTTCCATTGAAGACATATCTTCCAGACGGCGATATTGATCTGACTGCCATCAACGGTTTGGCTGTTGAGGAATCCCTTGTATCTAATGTTCATGCCGTCCTGAAATGGGAGGAACAAAATAGAGCTTGTCCATATGAAGTGAGAGATGTCCATTGCATTGATGCTGAGGTTATTTCACATCAATGCCatgatttcttattttgttctGAATAGGAATTTGAGTTGCAGTCTTTTTTACGTATTGATGCTTTATTAGAACATtgcgcctctctctctctctctcatatcttTTCATTATATTTTATGGATACAATTGTGAGAGTACTTATCGGGTGCCTGCTTACAGGTTAAACTTGTTAAATGTCTTGTTGAGAACATTGTGGTGGATGTGTCTTTCAATCAGTTAGGTGGGCTTCGTACCTTATGTTTTCTTGAGGAGGTAAGATTCTGCCAGCTCGTGAGAACTATTTTCAACAAGTCCTTTTCTTTTAACTTTTATCCTTCTGTTTTTAGTTTTCCAATAAAAATGTTTTTTGGAAATTTTGGTAGAGAATATTTTGATTCATTACTTCAGGTCATTTCTTTGTTGTACAATATTGGCATTGTCGTTTTACTTCTGGAAAGTGTCGTTTCTCATGTTACTTGTATTGTAGGTTGACTGCCTCATTGGCAAAGATCATCTCTTTAAACGCAGCATTATTCTGATCAAAGCCTGGTGTTATTATGAGAGTCGTATTCTTGGTGCCCATCATGGATTGATTTCAACATATGCTTTGGAGACAATGGTCCTGTATATCTTCCATCTATTTCACTCTTCCTTAAATGGCCCTCTGGCAGTAAGTATgtttttttcaaatgaaattgCAGTGTACACCTGATACATCCACAAGTTAATAATTTTCGTATGGGTTTTCTTTTTGCTTAGGTTCTTTATAAATTCTTGGATTACTTCTGTAAATTTGACTGGGAGAATTATTGCATTAGTTTGAATGGACCAGTTCACAAATCTTCCCTTCCTGATATAGTGGGTAAGAAATACATACTTGTGCTCCAAACTTTTGATGGTTCATTTTCTGCTAATTGTTTATTTTGCTGCAACTTTTCTCTACAGTTGCATCACTAGAAAATGGTGGAGATGATGCACTGATAAGCAAGGAATTTTTAGAAAGATGCGCAAATGTGTTCTCATTTCCATCACAGGTGATTGAGGCAAACTCTCGGACTTTTTCCCAGAAATATCTGAATATAATCGATCCattgaaagaaaacaataaCCTTGGGAGAAGTGTAAACCAAGGTATGGTGCAGGCTTTCTTCAAATTTGTTAAGAATCTTAGACAATGGTTTGATTTCGTAATTGATTAGAAGATATTATCAATATTTCCTTCGCATgcgtatatatatgcatatgtagtTAGGCAAATATAATAGTTTTTCCTGGCCTATTAAAAAAACTGCTTTTCCTTTTAATAGTTGTGTTGTCTAACTCTAATGACAACACCATGAGTTTTCTGCAGCTAATTTCTGTAGAATACGTAGTGCTTTTGGAAGGGGGGCTTGCAAGCTTGGGGAAATCCTTTTATTATCGAGTGAGAGAATAGCAGATGAGCTTAGCACATTCTTTGCAAATACTTTGGATAGGCATGGAAGCAGTGATTGTAGTGATCATCAAGCTTCTGCCCTACATTTTAGACCTGGAGATTCCGACAGAAAATCATCATCGTCATGTTCTGATATGGGCTCTGATGACAAGTACTTAAAACCCTTGATTGCTGATTACAGTAAGTAAAGAGGATCACCAATCAAAGTTGATTTAGTATTCAAAAGCAGACAAGACAGGCACTTGCTGGATGTAGTTTCCTTTCACCTTTGTTACAATCTTATTTCTTGCAGACACAAATGCACTCTCACAGTACTTTCTTGCTCGGGATGTAAACGAGCTATCAGGACAATCTCGCCAATCACCTCATTTATCCTTCCCAAGCTTGTTTAAAGAACAAGGAATTATGGGAAATACGACTCATTTCAGGGAAATAAATGTAAATTCATTGGTTGAAGACGAGGACATAACACCTCTTTCTTCAGGACTTTCCATTTCAGCTACTACTGTCACAGAAAATTTATCCCCATCTGCTAGAGACATGGATTTAGCTGTGTTGGACCTTTGTGGTGATTATCATAACCTCATTCAGAGTGTACCATATGGTCCACATTGTCATTCATGTTTTGTATCCGCAACTCCTCTGCCCTCTCCTCCCTTATCCCCTCTTTTGCCAAACGAGAATTCTTGGGGAACTGTCCATCAGTCCCCACAGTTTAACAAGAATGGTCATTCACAATTTTACCCTGGGAATACTAGTTTTGGTTCAGACGGAAAGAACAAATCTCGAGGAATAGGAACATACTTCCCCAAAGCGGTAATCTTTGATTTGCAGCTTTTTTGTTGTCGAGTTGAATAAGTCAAACCTGGAATTTAATTGCTGCACAGGCTCCTTAGTTTTGTAGTTGctcattaatttttcttttttttttgcagatatTGAACCGTTGGAATAGGGATAAGCCATCATCTGGAAAAGGGAGGAAGGTTGCCCTTGGAAATAACACTCAGTTGAATAGACGACCTCGTAATGATGATTCAACTGTAGTTACACAAGAAACAAATATGTCTGGAGAAAGAGGCCATGAGCTCTCATTGGAGGAGTACCCCCTTTTAGGTGGAGGAAAAGCGGGATCATCTGAGAATCTGCCATCTCATTTATCTGGAGTATCAGTTTGGGGTTGCTCCCACGCCAATGGATTCTCCAACAACTCAGAGAAGTCTAAGTCTGTTTCTGATATTAAGGAGCTTAAGATGCAGGGATTCCCCATGGTAGAAGAGATAAATCCACTTGAGTCGGTTATGTCTTGCATTGAGCAGTGTGCTTCAAGTTTTGCGGAATCATCAATAGAGAGTCCTAAGCCTGTTTTGCTAAATAATACAGAAAGGTGTGTAATTGGGGATTATTTTGAGTTTGCTGATATTACTATATTTCATAtctctatatttatttttattaatcttcAGGCTTGAGGAGCAGTCATACCATCTGAGAGATGAAGTTGATTTTCCGCCTCTGGGCCGCTGAAGGATGTTTGAAGCATAGAACAGTGGAGAGAGCCTAGTCCTTGGTTCTAGCGACCAAGCTGAAACATAGATAGAAGAGGCCTTcaatttactttctttttttgtgaaaGAAAATTCTTTTGCAGTTGTTGGATATGTTTGTGCTACGTACTATAGGCTCATTACCTCTTGCATTTCCTTTTATTGGAGTGGATTATGCAACAGGTGAGTTTTTGTCCTAACCCCTGCACAAGGGCGGAGGCAGGAATTTTTTCCATCCTGGGCTACCAAGTATCAATCATATACACTAAAAGTTGTTCCACCAAGATCAATCATCAATTCAAAATCATACATAGTAGCAATGTTCAAAGGTACGTAAACatataagaaaaaataaaaacaaaacacactATTTAAGCTGCAGCCTTCGATGCTTTGTAGAATAGAATTCGTCTATTATCGAATCTGAATCGATATCTTCAACAAGCTCTCGTTCGATGTAAATCATCATAGAATCTGCTAAAAACTCCTCTTCCATTTTATTGCGAAGAGCAGTTTTAACATGTTTCATAGCTGAAAATGCTCGTTCTGTCGTGGCAGTGGAAACAGGTAGAGTCAAAACAAGACGAATCAATCTGTCAATCAAATTATAATGCTACAACTTACTTGTTTCAACTAATCCGCGACACAATTCAGTCATGGTAGACATATTTTGAAAGCTCTTATGATGGAGCACATCAATTTTATAATGATTAAGCTGACATCTCAAATAATGCATTTCCTGCTCACTGAAATCTTCTGGATAAAATTTCTCAGCAAGCTTGCAAATATCATCAACTTTGAATGATTTAAAATTGTCCTTCGGCTCTAAAGCAGAGCTAAGTATAAGGAGTTCCACTGCTCCATCACTAAATTTGGAATTCAACTCTTCATGCTGAAAATCTATTGCTGAATTAAACACATCAAAATGATAGTGTTGGCAAACTGTCATCGAGTCTTTTTGTTGGCATGAACGACCTGTAGCTCTTTTGTATGAAGCATTCATATCTGGTATGTCAATGTCATTTTGTCTGCAAATTGATTGCACATGCACAAGGAGATGATCAAATCCCTCTTCTCTCAAAGTGAAAAGCAGTGCTTTAGTAGTTGAGACTAGATCCATGGCATTTACGATGTCAAGAGATTTGTGCTGCAAAGCTTTACAAAGCAAATCAGTAATCCCCATAATTTTATGCATCATATATAAAGTGAAAATAAACTCAAAAGACCTCATTATCATCAAGCAACCACCAGCTTCTCCACGCATAGAGTTTGAGGATCCTTCTTCAATAATACTTTCAAGCACTGAAATAGTTGCACCATACATATCAATTAAGCTGCAAATAGAATCAAAATGAGAGCTCCACCGAGTAGCTCCACTTCGATGTAGATTACCAATCTGATTAGTCCTTCGGTACTCTGCCAACTTAGGTTGATACGGACCCATTTTGATATAAGCTCTCCTAATTTCATCTCGTTGATTAACGGGATGTTGCCATATAGGGATCCGAATCCCAGGATCCCGTTCAAGAGTACTAAGATCAATTTCAACTCTTCGAGATTTGGAAAGGGGTGGTTGGTGATTTGAGATATCAACATTAGATGGAGAATGCCCTTCACTGGTTGATGCACTTTCTCTTGGTTTAAAGAATGAAAACAAAGTTTTTTCTCTCTTGCTTCCTTGACTTTCCATTGTGACTTATTCAAATTGAAATCCCCAAAACCTAAAAGTTCATAAATTACCttcaaattgaaattctcaaaaCCTAAAAGTAAAGTAAAGTAAAGTTTAGAAATtaccttcaaaattcaaatgatTCACTCTCAATGTCGTCAACAAGCCTTGCTTCCAACTTCCGACTTCCAAGACTTGTAGTTGTCGCCTGCTAAGCTGGTCCGCTGGAGGCTGGAGCTTGGATGGCTGGAGGACCTGCAAGTCTGCAAAAGTTGGAGCTGGAATGGAGGGCACGCTGCAAGAGTGTAAGTTGTAACAATTGGGGCTAGGGCCTAGGTGGATCATGGAATTTGGGCTTTTGTTTGTTGGGTTACTAAGTTATTTGGgtattatgtttaaatattgGGCTGGGCTATTAAATATATCTAAGTACTAAATATTTGTCAAAAATTTCACCCGGGCTGCAGCCCACCCAAGCCCATATGTGGCTCCGCCTCTGCCCCTGCATTCTCTTGATTCATTTCTGGAAAATATGGAATGCTGCGTCAatataaagatttttttttagcaTTTATGTGAGCAACTTTAGGTTCTGTCTGTGTCTAAGTGTACATAAGTTCACCATTTTCTAATATGCTGCTAGCAATACTGATATCTTAAGCCAAAAACATTCTGTACAATCTAATTAGTATTGACTGTTACGTCAATGACAGATGCGTGTTTGATTAATATATATGAGCCACTTATTGGGCAAGCACCTGTACCTGTGGTCTAGCCGTAAAATAGTATTGATGAGtaaaaagtaaatatttttgtttgcattgtttgTATGTTCCTCCTCTCCTCTGtgttaaataaattgaataGCTCAGTTTCTCAACATCCTTTGCAAGTTCTTATTTGGTTGCAAATAGCATTATGAAAATACCAAGTAATGGTAAGtagtgaggttttttttttatttttttttcctcttctgtACAAGCACTTGACATATTTTAAGTACCACTATAGTactcttattttttttgcacAACCATCCTGATTTTGTTCACAATAATCAACACGAGCATCCTgatttttgtaacaaaaaatcacaTGGCTATactctttttttaaacaaaaaatggaCATGATTGGTTGATTATGTCAACTATCCAATTTATTATCTTTTGATAATCAAAGAAAGTACAAAAAGTGTGAAAATTTATGAGCATTTGAATTGAGAAGCTGCACTGAAAGTTGGCGATTGTAAACATATCTGCTCGCCTGAAAAAGTAAATTTCGCCAACTAAAAGGACTGTTGGTGCCTTTCTGCCTTATGGCTGTGGGATACCAACCATCATTTAACTAACCTTCTCATTTTTTGTAGggatgtttttcttttaatgagACTACATGCATATATGATTTTGTGTTATTTTAACATGTGAGATTCGATTtggatttgttgtttttgttttttcttatggTGTTTTATGATTGTTGCTGATAATATGTATGTCTAAACTGAACAATTTTGTATTTCTTAACTTAAcaaatatgtattttatttaCTCATTAaaattttggtgtaaatttagAAAATATTGGTGTAAAcgtaaatacttttttttttcctaggaAGAGAAGGTGGTGTCTAGTTGTGTTCTGGTGTGTTGTTGCTTTCAAGTcttcgacaaaaaaaaaacttaaatggTTGAAGTtggtggtgtaaacttagtagttttgGTGTgagcaaataaaatttcttttttttttttgtttatcaaaaTGACATTTGACGCTGTTTAGAAACGTCACTAAgccaaatgattttttaaatatgGAGATGTTTACAACAGTGCTTTCATTAAGTTTAGTCTATTTGATAAACATGAATGATGTTGTCATTAAAAGAAACACTAATTGCCTCCTTCAATTCTATATCCTTGAACTTATCCATAAAATTGGTGACAAAATGTCGTGAGCAAAACTTTTGGTGAGTTAGAGGCTCCAGCCATTGCTCTCACATTGCCTTTTAATGCTAGTATGATGATCAGATAACACACAAATACCATGGCGATTCGTGACATAAGTACGAATACAATCGATAAACCATTCCCAATTAGGATTGTTTTCATTAGCCACCAGTGCATAGCATTAGGGAAAAAGTCCATTGTCTCCATCAAATGCAAAAGCAATCAATAATTTGCCCTTGTACTTTTTGTAGAGATGAGTGTCATCGATACTGATTAATGGacgaaaaaattaaaaatcaacaaTAGATTGAGTGAATGCACATAACACTAGGTCAAATATTGCATTTCCCCCAATAACTTCATTATGCTGAAAATTAACTATTGAACCAAGATTAAAAATCTGCAGAGCATGAAAGAACATTGTAGGATTCTTCAAATGTACCAAATAATTTTTCCATAACTTTCTGTTTTGC belongs to Tripterygium wilfordii isolate XIE 37 chromosome 2, ASM1340144v1, whole genome shotgun sequence and includes:
- the LOC119982728 gene encoding uncharacterized protein LOC119982728 encodes the protein MGYSQFCSFARENVCVSGHGLLCSASAASVSNPDTAAVAADCWKRAERTAREILAKIQPNVEADQKRMDVIHYVQGLINYYLGCEVFAYGSVPLKTYLPDGDIDLTAINGLAVEESLVSNVHAVLKWEEQNRACPYEVRDVHCIDAEVKLVKCLVENIVVDVSFNQLGGLRTLCFLEEVDCLIGKDHLFKRSIILIKAWCYYESRILGAHHGLISTYALETMVLYIFHLFHSSLNGPLAVLYKFLDYFCKFDWENYCISLNGPVHKSSLPDIVVASLENGGDDALISKEFLERCANVFSFPSQVIEANSRTFSQKYLNIIDPLKENNNLGRSVNQANFCRIRSAFGRGACKLGEILLLSSERIADELSTFFANTLDRHGSSDCSDHQASALHFRPGDSDRKSSSSCSDMGSDDKYLKPLIADYNTNALSQYFLARDVNELSGQSRQSPHLSFPSLFKEQGIMGNTTHFREINVNSLVEDEDITPLSSGLSISATTVTENLSPSARDMDLAVLDLCGDYHNLIQSVPYGPHCHSCFVSATPLPSPPLSPLLPNENSWGTVHQSPQFNKNGHSQFYPGNTSFGSDGKNKSRGIGTYFPKAILNRWNRDKPSSGKGRKVALGNNTQLNRRPRNDDSTVVTQETNMSGERGHELSLEEYPLLGGGKAGSSENLPSHLSGVSVWGCSHANGFSNNSEKSKSVSDIKELKMQGFPMVEEINPLESVMSCIEQCASSFAESSIESPKPVLLNNTERLEEQSYHLRDEVDFPPLGR
- the LOC119982737 gene encoding uncharacterized protein LOC119982737 isoform X1, which encodes MESQGSKREKTLFSFFKPRESASTSEGHSPSNVDISNHQPPLSKSRRVEIDLSTLERDPGIRIPIWQHPVNQRDEIRRAYIKMGPYQPKLAEYRRTNQIGNLHRSGATRWSSHFDSICSLIDMYGATISVLESIIEEGSSNSMRGEAGGCLMIMRSFEFIFTLYMMHKIMGITDLLCKALQHKSLDIVNAMDLVSTTKALLFTLREEGFDHLLVHVQSICRQNDIDIPDMNASYKRATGRSCQQKDSMTVCQHYHFDVFNSAIDFQHEELNSKFSDGAVELLILSSALEPKDNFKSFKVDDICKLAEKFYPEDFSEQEMHYLRCQLNHYKIDVLHHKSFQNMSTMTELCRGLVETKRAFSAMKHVKTALRNKMEEEFLADSMMIYIERELVEDIDSDSIIDEFYSTKHRRLQLK
- the LOC119982737 gene encoding uncharacterized protein LOC119982737 isoform X2, translated to MIHLGPSPNCYNLHSCSVPSIPAPTFADLQVLQPSKLQPPADQLSRRQLQVLEVGSWKQGLLTTLRVNHLNFEALQHKSLDIVNAMDLVSTTKALLFTLREEGFDHLLVHVQSICRQNDIDIPDMNASYKRATGRSCQQKDSMTVCQHYHFDVFNSAIDFQHEELNSKFSDGAVELLILSSALEPKDNFKSFKVDDICKLAEKFYPEDFSEQEMHYLRCQLNHYKIDVLHHKSFQNMSTMTELCRGLVETKRAFSAMKHVKTALRNKMEEEFLADSMMIYIERELVEDIDSDSIIDEFYSTKHRRLQLK